One segment of Ascidiaceihabitans donghaensis DNA contains the following:
- a CDS encoding PAS domain-containing protein: MTDHRTDIGFSALNQVESYWEALRGTRMMPKRSEIDPRGIESALEYTFILERIAPGMARLRIAGSHLSDLMGMEVRGMPLTSFITPTGRRQISDTLEEVFQRPAVCEVRMSAESGSGKPHMDARMLLLPLKSDLGDVSRVLGCFVAHGDVGRSPRRFDVVGAKIRPIVAPATLPQPTLEEPLEVMTKVQGSADTSMPMDRPKDIKEVPYLRLIKTDD; encoded by the coding sequence ATGACCGATCACCGTACTGACATTGGATTTTCAGCACTCAACCAGGTGGAGTCCTACTGGGAAGCTCTGCGCGGCACGCGCATGATGCCCAAACGGTCCGAAATTGATCCACGTGGCATCGAATCCGCGCTGGAATATACCTTCATTCTGGAACGCATCGCACCCGGCATGGCACGGTTGCGTATCGCGGGCAGCCATCTCAGCGATCTGATGGGAATGGAAGTGCGCGGCATGCCCCTGACCTCCTTTATCACCCCCACAGGGCGCCGCCAGATCAGTGATACACTTGAAGAAGTGTTCCAGCGCCCTGCGGTGTGTGAAGTGCGTATGTCTGCTGAATCCGGAAGCGGCAAACCGCATATGGACGCACGCATGCTGTTGCTTCCGCTTAAAAGCGATTTGGGCGATGTCAGCCGCGTTCTGGGTTGTTTTGTGGCACATGGGGACGTGGGGCGCAGTCCGCGTCGCTTTGATGTGGTTGGCGCAAAAATCCGCCCCATCGTGGCACCGGCCACATTGCCGCAACCTACATTGGAAGAACCTTTGGAGGTCATGACTAAGGTCCAAGGCAGCGCAGACACATCAATGCCGATGGATCGTCCGAAGGACATTAAAGAAGTGCCTTATCTGCGGTTGATTAAAACTGACGACTAA
- a CDS encoding class II 3-deoxy-7-phosphoheptulonate synthase codes for MSTWTKSDWRKKPRIQMPEYTDTAALNAVEAQLSSYPLLVFAGEARRLKQQLAAASRGDAFLLQGGDCAEAFNQFNSDSIRDTFKVMLQMAMVLTYGAKVPVIKVGRMAGQFAKPRSAPTETVDGVELPSYRGDIINGLDFTPEARIPNPENMLRAYTQSAATLNLLRAFSTGGFADMNRVHSWTLGFADGGEAAKYSEIANRIQDTIDFMAAAGITANTTHEFSTVDFYTSHESLLLEYEEALTRIDSTSGKWLAGSAHMIWIGDRTRQPDGAHVEFASGVQNPIGLKCGPTTTAEDLKVLMQKLNPENEEGRLTLIARFGAGAVGDHLPRLIQAVKEEGANVLWTCDAMHGNTIKSSTGYKTRPFDSVLREVREFFGVHQSEGTVPGGVHFEMTGQDVTECTGGVRAVSEEDLSDRYHTACDPRLNASQSLELAFLVAEELSALRTERQAKAG; via the coding sequence ATGAGCACTTGGACAAAATCGGATTGGCGCAAAAAACCGCGGATTCAGATGCCGGAGTATACAGACACGGCCGCTTTGAACGCGGTCGAGGCCCAATTGTCATCTTATCCATTGTTGGTGTTTGCAGGCGAAGCCCGGCGTCTAAAGCAACAGCTGGCTGCGGCGTCCCGTGGCGATGCGTTCTTGTTGCAAGGCGGTGATTGCGCCGAAGCCTTCAACCAGTTCAATTCCGACAGCATCCGCGACACGTTCAAAGTGATGTTGCAAATGGCGATGGTGCTGACATATGGCGCCAAAGTGCCGGTTATCAAAGTGGGTCGTATGGCGGGCCAATTTGCCAAACCGCGTTCCGCGCCCACGGAAACTGTCGATGGCGTGGAATTGCCAAGCTACCGCGGCGACATCATCAACGGTCTGGATTTCACACCCGAAGCCCGCATTCCGAACCCGGAAAACATGTTACGCGCCTACACGCAATCGGCCGCGACGCTGAACCTGTTGCGTGCATTTTCCACGGGTGGTTTTGCCGATATGAACCGCGTCCATTCCTGGACTTTGGGGTTTGCAGACGGGGGTGAGGCGGCGAAATACAGCGAAATCGCCAACCGTATCCAAGACACAATTGATTTCATGGCTGCAGCAGGGATCACGGCAAATACAACCCACGAGTTTTCTACCGTCGACTTTTACACGTCACACGAAAGTCTGCTTCTGGAATATGAAGAAGCTTTGACTAGAATTGATTCGACGTCTGGCAAGTGGTTGGCTGGGTCAGCCCACATGATCTGGATCGGGGATCGCACCCGTCAGCCTGATGGCGCCCATGTCGAGTTCGCCTCTGGCGTGCAAAATCCTATCGGTTTGAAGTGTGGTCCGACAACGACCGCCGAGGACCTGAAAGTGCTGATGCAAAAACTGAACCCTGAAAACGAAGAAGGCCGTTTGACCCTGATCGCGCGCTTTGGCGCAGGGGCGGTTGGTGATCATTTGCCACGTCTTATTCAAGCGGTGAAGGAAGAGGGCGCAAATGTGCTTTGGACCTGTGACGCGATGCACGGCAACACGATCAAATCGTCCACCGGATACAAAACGCGGCCTTTCGATTCAGTGCTGCGCGAAGTGCGCGAATTCTTTGGCGTGCACCAGTCCGAAGGCACCGTCCCGGGCGGCGTGCATTTCGAGATGACCGGGCAAGACGTCACAGAATGCACCGGTGGTGTACGTGCCGTCAGCGAAGAAGACCTGTCAGATCGCTACCACACAGCTTGCGACCCCCGCCTGAACGCCAGCCAATCGCTTGAGCTTGCGTTTCTCGTTGCGGAAGAGCTGTCTGCTTTGCGCACCGAACGTCAGGCCAAAGCGGGCTGA
- a CDS encoding ABC transporter substrate-binding protein — MKKLLMATAATALMAGTAFAGGHGKEVKIGVILGFTGPIESMTPAMGAGAELAMQEVTDSGLLLDAAKVIPVRADSTCVDAGAATAAAERLVTSDKVDGIMGADCSGVTGAILSNVALANGVVMISPSATSPGLSTAEDNGLFFRTAPSDARQGVVMTEVLMEEGIKSVAVTYTNNDYGKGLADAFQAAFEAAGGTVTINASHEDGKADYSAEVGALASAGGDRLVVAGYVDQGGSGIVRAALDSGAFDTFHFPDGMISDKLEENFGDEIDGSTGQHPGTDSDGASKYLELVGDAFDGTGAFSPESYDAAALIMLAMQAADSKDSADYKNKVMDVANAPGEQIFPGELAKGLQILRDGGEIDYVGATAVELIGPGESAGNYRQVVIKGGKVETAKYR, encoded by the coding sequence ATGAAAAAACTACTTATGGCGACTGCAGCCACAGCTTTGATGGCGGGCACAGCGTTTGCTGGCGGTCACGGCAAAGAAGTCAAAATCGGCGTTATCTTGGGCTTCACAGGTCCAATCGAATCCATGACACCTGCAATGGGTGCGGGCGCTGAACTGGCAATGCAAGAAGTTACAGACAGCGGCCTGCTTTTGGACGCGGCCAAAGTGATTCCTGTCCGCGCAGACAGCACATGTGTTGACGCTGGTGCCGCAACAGCTGCGGCGGAACGTCTAGTGACATCTGACAAAGTCGACGGCATCATGGGTGCTGATTGCTCTGGTGTAACCGGTGCGATTTTGTCCAACGTGGCTTTGGCGAACGGCGTTGTGATGATTTCACCATCCGCAACATCCCCCGGCCTGTCCACAGCAGAAGACAACGGTTTGTTCTTCCGCACAGCACCATCTGACGCGCGTCAAGGCGTTGTCATGACAGAAGTGCTGATGGAAGAAGGCATCAAATCTGTTGCTGTGACTTACACAAACAACGACTACGGCAAGGGTCTGGCCGACGCATTCCAAGCGGCGTTTGAAGCGGCTGGCGGCACAGTCACAATCAACGCATCCCATGAAGATGGTAAAGCGGATTACTCTGCTGAAGTTGGCGCATTGGCGTCTGCCGGCGGCGACCGTTTGGTTGTAGCAGGTTACGTCGACCAAGGCGGTTCAGGCATTGTCCGTGCGGCTTTGGATTCGGGTGCGTTTGACACGTTCCACTTCCCGGACGGCATGATTTCCGACAAGCTTGAAGAGAACTTCGGCGACGAAATCGACGGTTCCACTGGCCAGCATCCCGGCACAGACAGCGACGGCGCGTCCAAGTATCTTGAACTGGTCGGCGACGCATTTGACGGAACAGGCGCGTTTTCACCTGAATCCTACGACGCCGCCGCGTTGATCATGTTGGCCATGCAGGCCGCAGACAGCAAAGACAGCGCCGACTACAAAAACAAAGTCATGGACGTCGCAAACGCTCCGGGCGAGCAAATCTTCCCCGGCGAATTGGCCAAAGGTCTGCAGATCCTGCGTGATGGCGGCGAAATCGACTATGTTGGCGCGACAGCGGTTGAGCTGATCGGCCCCGGTGAATCTGCGGGCAACTACCGTCAGGTTGTCATCAAAGGTGGTAAAGTCGAGACAGCGAAGTACCGTTAA
- a CDS encoding gamma carbonic anhydrase family protein → MTIYALGDLTPQIHADTWVAADANLIGQVVLDEAASVWFCATIRADHEIIHIGKGSNVQENTVMHVDKGYPLTIGEGCTIGHKVMLHGCTIGNNSLIGMGATILNGAKIGNNCLIGAGALITEGKEIPDGSLVMGAPGKVVRQLDDAAIQMLQGSALHYQDNMRRFRDDMRVVG, encoded by the coding sequence ATGACCATCTATGCATTGGGCGATTTGACGCCACAAATTCACGCCGACACCTGGGTGGCCGCTGACGCCAACCTGATCGGGCAGGTCGTTCTGGATGAAGCGGCCTCTGTTTGGTTTTGCGCCACGATCCGCGCAGACCATGAGATCATCCATATCGGCAAAGGGTCCAACGTGCAGGAGAACACCGTTATGCATGTGGACAAAGGCTATCCTTTGACCATCGGTGAAGGCTGCACCATCGGTCACAAAGTCATGCTGCATGGCTGCACCATCGGCAACAATTCCCTGATCGGCATGGGGGCCACCATCCTGAATGGCGCAAAAATCGGCAACAATTGCCTGATAGGTGCAGGCGCTTTGATCACCGAAGGCAAAGAAATCCCCGATGGCTCATTGGTTATGGGGGCGCCGGGCAAGGTGGTGCGTCAGTTGGACGACGCTGCAATACAGATGCTGCAAGGGTCTGCGTTGCATTACCAAGACAACATGCGCCGCTTTCGCGACGACATGCGGGTGGTGGGGTAA
- a CDS encoding PQQ-dependent sugar dehydrogenase, which yields MRLLLLSTLAALGITSAAQALDTSSGQLQVARVADGFDQPWGMAILPGPSAGMLVTERGGKLVFVRDGVRQTVRGTPKVKAKGQGGLLDVTLPRDFAQSRDVFLTYSKPQRGGSGTALAVGKLSADGARLSGLRDLFVSAPGGWTSRHFGSRVVEARDGTLFVTIGDRGDRPSAQDRSNHNGSIVRITREGTVPADNPFVGSDTTQPHIWSFGHRNPQGAGLDAKGQLWTSEHGPKGGDEVNAIRKGANFGWPVINYGVHYSGKKIGEGTAKDGMQQPAYYWDPSIAPSGLLIYTGAMFPEWKGDMFVGSLKYDHISRLELSGRRASEVEVLKSAETHRVRDIQQGADGSIYFISAADGAVYRISR from the coding sequence ATGCGTCTGCTTCTACTTTCCACCCTAGCTGCGTTGGGAATCACATCGGCGGCACAGGCGCTGGACACGTCGTCCGGACAGCTGCAAGTCGCGCGGGTTGCTGACGGTTTCGATCAACCGTGGGGTATGGCGATCTTGCCGGGACCATCTGCGGGCATGTTGGTCACGGAACGCGGCGGCAAACTGGTGTTTGTGCGCGACGGGGTCCGCCAAACGGTGCGCGGTACGCCGAAAGTGAAAGCAAAAGGGCAGGGCGGGCTGCTTGATGTCACCCTACCGCGTGACTTCGCCCAAAGCCGCGATGTGTTTCTAACCTATTCCAAACCACAACGCGGCGGGTCAGGCACCGCATTAGCCGTTGGAAAACTAAGCGCCGATGGTGCGCGATTGTCAGGGTTACGCGATCTGTTCGTCAGCGCCCCGGGCGGATGGACCAGCCGCCATTTCGGCAGCCGCGTCGTCGAAGCCCGCGATGGCACTTTGTTTGTCACCATCGGCGACCGCGGGGACCGTCCCTCTGCCCAGGACCGTAGCAATCACAACGGATCCATCGTGCGCATCACACGCGAAGGAACAGTGCCAGCCGATAATCCCTTTGTTGGGTCAGACACGACACAGCCACATATCTGGTCTTTCGGCCACCGCAACCCGCAAGGGGCCGGACTGGATGCAAAGGGCCAGCTTTGGACATCGGAACATGGCCCCAAAGGCGGCGACGAGGTCAACGCCATACGCAAAGGTGCCAATTTCGGCTGGCCCGTGATCAACTACGGTGTGCATTATTCCGGCAAGAAGATCGGCGAAGGCACCGCTAAAGACGGCATGCAACAGCCCGCCTATTATTGGGACCCCTCCATCGCGCCTTCAGGTTTGCTTATCTACACAGGGGCCATGTTTCCCGAATGGAAAGGCGACATGTTTGTGGGCAGCCTCAAGTATGATCACATATCGCGTCTGGAGCTGTCCGGGCGACGTGCATCCGAGGTCGAGGTCCTGAAATCTGCGGAGACACACCGCGTGCGCGACATCCAACAGGGGGCTGATGGCTCAATCTATTTCATAAGTGCAGCCGACGGGGCGGTCTACCGGATCAGCCGCTAA
- a CDS encoding trans-sulfuration enzyme family protein, whose product MRNEKGSLIRPVPLPDSASRPVVTPLSTSVVYASDTPDMLDQQYEGGLQGYTYSREGHPNADVVGGLIDRMEGAPNPGVVTSSGMAAVAAVLMGITQTGDHVIGGNQLYGRSLRLMAEDLPRMGVSTSMVDPGDVDAVRAAIRPTTKLILVETVSNPTLRVADIEGLATLCREKGVLLVVDNTFTTPRAFKPFDWGADIVIHSITKLLAGHSDVMLGYVAARDEAINTRLRIFSVTTGMTPSPWDSWMAERGMLSFDLRFDRAQATAMRLAEHLGGLEGVKRVIYPSRDDHPDQARAQALLKGQFCNMVSFELDGGRAEANAFTRGAEGLNFAPTLGDVGTTISHPASSSHRALTPEKRTELGMSEGFFRVSVGLEDPDTLCAVFSQAIAACKV is encoded by the coding sequence ATGCGTAACGAAAAAGGCTCCCTGATCCGCCCCGTCCCGCTGCCCGACAGTGCCAGCCGCCCTGTTGTAACACCGCTTTCTACGTCTGTGGTCTATGCCTCGGACACGCCGGATATGCTGGATCAACAGTATGAAGGCGGTTTGCAAGGCTACACCTACAGCCGCGAAGGCCATCCCAACGCCGATGTTGTGGGCGGGTTGATCGACCGCATGGAAGGCGCACCCAATCCGGGTGTGGTGACTTCTAGCGGTATGGCCGCTGTGGCGGCGGTTTTGATGGGTATCACCCAAACAGGCGATCACGTTATTGGTGGAAACCAGCTTTATGGGCGGTCCTTGCGGCTGATGGCCGAAGACTTGCCACGCATGGGCGTCTCCACTTCCATGGTTGATCCGGGCGATGTAGATGCTGTGCGTGCAGCGATCCGCCCAACAACAAAGTTGATCCTTGTTGAAACGGTATCCAACCCGACGCTGCGTGTTGCAGACATCGAAGGATTGGCAACGCTGTGCCGTGAAAAGGGTGTGCTTTTGGTGGTGGACAACACGTTCACAACGCCGCGTGCATTCAAACCGTTTGATTGGGGCGCGGACATCGTGATCCATTCGATCACAAAGCTTCTGGCGGGCCACTCAGATGTGATGCTTGGCTATGTTGCAGCCCGCGACGAAGCCATCAACACGCGGCTGCGGATCTTTTCGGTGACCACAGGCATGACGCCAAGCCCATGGGACAGCTGGATGGCTGAACGCGGCATGTTGTCGTTTGATTTGCGCTTTGACCGTGCTCAAGCCACTGCCATGCGGCTTGCAGAGCATTTGGGAGGCTTGGAGGGGGTCAAACGCGTGATTTATCCGTCCCGCGACGACCACCCAGACCAAGCCCGTGCGCAGGCTTTGCTGAAGGGGCAGTTCTGCAATATGGTCAGCTTCGAGTTGGACGGCGGACGCGCAGAAGCCAACGCCTTTACGCGCGGCGCAGAGGGGTTGAATTTCGCGCCCACTTTGGGGGATGTCGGTACCACGATTTCGCATCCTGCATCCTCGTCCCACCGTGCTTTAACGCCTGAAAAGCGCACGGAACTTGGCATGTCCGAAGGATTCTTCCGCGTGTCGGTTGGCCTTGAAGACCCCGACACGCTGTGCGCGGTGTTCAGCCAAGCCATCGCCGCATGTAAGGTATAA
- the gmk gene encoding guanylate kinase has protein sequence MLATEKNRLGLLVILSSPSGAGKSTLAKRLMAWDETLRFSVSATTRSPRPGEVDGKDYYFVAEDDFKKWVTDGEMLEHAQVFGNYYGSPKPPVEAAIQEGRDVLFDIDWQGAQQIGKSALRHHVLSIFILPPSIPELRRRLETRAQDDVDVITKRMEKSWDEISHWDGYDYVLVNDDLDKTEDRLKTIIAAERLKAAQQPHLLDHVRALQSQFEELS, from the coding sequence ATGTTAGCGACTGAAAAAAACCGTCTTGGTCTGCTTGTGATCCTCAGTTCTCCTTCCGGGGCGGGGAAAAGCACTTTGGCCAAACGTCTGATGGCGTGGGACGAGACGCTGCGGTTTTCTGTGTCCGCCACCACGCGGTCCCCGCGCCCCGGAGAGGTTGACGGAAAAGACTACTATTTTGTAGCGGAAGACGACTTTAAAAAATGGGTCACTGACGGCGAAATGCTGGAACATGCGCAGGTTTTTGGCAACTACTACGGCTCGCCAAAGCCACCGGTGGAAGCCGCAATTCAGGAAGGCCGCGATGTGTTGTTCGACATTGACTGGCAGGGCGCACAGCAGATCGGCAAATCGGCATTGCGCCACCATGTCTTGTCCATCTTTATTTTGCCGCCCTCAATTCCCGAATTGCGTCGTCGGTTGGAAACACGGGCGCAAGACGACGTTGATGTCATCACCAAGCGGATGGAAAAAAGCTGGGACGAGATCAGCCACTGGGATGGATACGATTATGTGTTGGTTAACGATGATCTGGACAAGACCGAAGATCGTTTGAAAACAATCATTGCCGCCGAACGCCTGAAAGCGGCCCAACAGCCGCATTTGCTGGATCACGTTCGTGCGCTGCAATCGCAATTCGAGGAGCTATCATGA
- a CDS encoding sulfotransferase, protein MGNGNYVAIIGPPRSGTTWLFRFLREHPGVFVPFIKEINWFNIATGKANENQVANVQRQYELIRDRRAAQGLDLGVQGQERKERAEMRTDADFRAFFEKRAHGDTPYFDISPGYAGLDVDGFKRMNDTFSNAKIVLLLRNKPDRAWSVVHHVKKRRFPEADLQFVINYLSSAADGPMTKLLSEIYATVLQAFAPSHVHCMYTEELFDPQTQQRVLDDLCHFVGARPHLVGDFEYSQNRGTYDQMSFGFRKEATLKGAADYAWAEQIMGYLPPLWQKDRDRYLSG, encoded by the coding sequence ATGGGGAACGGAAATTACGTCGCTATCATCGGGCCGCCACGCAGCGGCACCACGTGGTTGTTTCGCTTTTTGCGCGAACATCCGGGCGTGTTTGTGCCATTCATCAAGGAAATAAACTGGTTCAACATTGCGACAGGCAAAGCCAATGAAAATCAGGTGGCCAACGTTCAGCGCCAATATGAATTAATCCGTGACCGCCGCGCGGCGCAGGGTTTGGATCTTGGTGTTCAGGGGCAGGAACGCAAAGAACGTGCAGAGATGCGTACGGACGCCGATTTCCGAGCGTTCTTTGAAAAACGGGCCCACGGCGACACCCCCTATTTCGATATTTCCCCCGGGTATGCTGGTTTGGATGTGGATGGCTTCAAACGTATGAACGATACGTTTTCAAATGCCAAAATCGTTTTGTTGCTGCGCAACAAGCCGGATCGCGCATGGTCTGTGGTGCATCACGTTAAAAAGCGCCGCTTTCCCGAAGCTGATTTGCAGTTTGTGATCAACTACTTGAGTTCAGCGGCGGATGGTCCGATGACAAAGCTGCTGTCTGAAATTTATGCTACGGTTTTGCAGGCCTTTGCGCCGTCGCATGTGCATTGCATGTACACTGAAGAACTTTTTGATCCCCAGACCCAACAAAGGGTGCTGGACGATCTATGCCATTTCGTAGGTGCCCGTCCGCATTTGGTCGGAGATTTCGAATACTCGCAAAATCGTGGCACCTATGACCAGATGTCGTTCGGGTTCCGCAAAGAGGCCACCCTGAAAGGGGCGGCGGATTATGCCTGGGCCGAGCAAATCATGGGGTATCTGCCGCCGCTTTGGCAAAAAGACCGCGATCGTTATCTTAGCGGCTGA
- a CDS encoding YicC/YloC family endoribonuclease, with product MLKSMTGFASETGAHDAFSWAWELRSVNGKGLDLRLRVPDWIEGLEAGLRTKLNAHVIRGNVTLSLRLNRAEGAGALAVNQAQLSAILVAMADIETQAMDAGLSLAPSTASDIAAMRGILEQRAADQDTQALAKALLAQADTLVASYDAMRTSEGAALADVLHTQLTEIEALTAQAATIAEARKDDVAATLKRNVARVLDAADCVDPDRLAQELALLAVKADITEEIDRLGAHVIAARALLSEGGSVGRKLDFLMQEFNREANTLCSKAQNTDLTQVGLALKALIDQMREQVQNVE from the coding sequence ATGCTCAAATCCATGACCGGTTTCGCCTCTGAGACGGGTGCCCACGATGCCTTTAGCTGGGCATGGGAACTGCGCAGCGTGAACGGCAAGGGTCTTGATCTGCGCTTGCGGGTTCCGGATTGGATCGAAGGGCTTGAAGCCGGGCTCAGGACCAAACTGAACGCACACGTCATACGCGGCAACGTCACGTTGTCATTGCGACTGAACCGTGCCGAAGGGGCAGGGGCGCTGGCAGTGAACCAAGCCCAGCTCAGCGCAATTCTGGTTGCCATGGCGGATATCGAAACCCAAGCCATGGACGCGGGCCTGTCGCTGGCACCGTCAACGGCATCAGATATCGCAGCGATGCGCGGCATTCTCGAACAGCGCGCCGCCGATCAAGACACACAAGCACTGGCCAAAGCCCTTTTGGCGCAAGCAGATACGCTTGTTGCCTCTTACGATGCCATGCGCACAAGCGAAGGTGCCGCTTTGGCTGACGTTTTGCACACGCAATTGACCGAAATCGAAGCACTCACAGCGCAGGCCGCCACCATCGCAGAGGCGCGTAAAGATGATGTTGCCGCAACGCTGAAACGAAACGTGGCCCGTGTTCTGGATGCAGCCGACTGCGTTGATCCGGACCGTTTGGCGCAAGAATTGGCATTGCTGGCGGTGAAGGCCGACATCACGGAAGAAATCGACCGTTTGGGGGCGCATGTTATAGCCGCCCGTGCGCTGCTGTCAGAAGGCGGCTCTGTGGGTCGAAAACTTGATTTCTTGATGCAAGAATTCAACCGCGAGGCAAACACTTTGTGTTCCAAGGCCCAAAACACCGATCTGACGCAAGTCGGCTTGGCGTTGAAAGCGTTGATCGATCAAATGCGCGAACAAGTGCAGAATGTGGAGTAA
- a CDS encoding GlxA family transcriptional regulator — MSNPRRPIRDAAGGTGTRRFVFVLMENFSLLCFATAIESLRIANRMAGREIYVWRLIGEGGDVVSCSAGTAFKLDADLEDMTRDDSIMLCGGIDVQAATTKRLMNWLRREARKGLTVGGLCTASYSLAKAGLLDGKRATIHWENQDSFAEEFEDVELTKSVFVVDGNRLTTAGGTSSIDLMLKLIADDHGEDLANAVADQLIYSSIRTDQDTQRLSVPTRIGVRHPKLSQVIQIMETNIEEPISPSILAKDVHMSTRQLERLFRRYLNRSPKRYYMELRLQKARNLLMQTDMSVINVALACGFASPSHFSKCYRAHYDTTPYRERGSHAARLSI; from the coding sequence ATGTCAAACCCGCGCAGACCCATCCGAGATGCCGCCGGTGGCACAGGAACGAGACGCTTTGTTTTCGTTTTGATGGAAAATTTTTCGCTCCTTTGCTTTGCCACAGCCATTGAAAGTTTGCGCATCGCCAACCGTATGGCAGGCCGTGAGATATATGTATGGCGCTTGATCGGAGAAGGCGGTGATGTCGTCAGTTGCTCTGCGGGTACGGCCTTCAAGCTGGATGCCGATCTCGAAGACATGACACGTGATGATTCGATCATGTTATGCGGTGGCATTGATGTGCAGGCTGCCACGACCAAACGCTTGATGAACTGGCTGCGCCGCGAAGCCCGCAAGGGCCTGACGGTCGGGGGCTTGTGCACCGCGTCTTATTCATTGGCCAAAGCCGGTTTGCTGGACGGCAAACGCGCCACGATCCACTGGGAAAATCAGGACAGCTTCGCGGAAGAATTTGAAGACGTCGAGCTGACAAAATCCGTGTTTGTGGTCGATGGCAATCGTCTGACCACAGCTGGTGGTACATCGTCTATTGATCTGATGCTGAAGCTGATTGCGGATGATCACGGTGAGGATTTGGCCAATGCTGTGGCGGATCAGCTGATCTATTCGTCCATTCGCACCGACCAAGACACGCAGCGCCTGTCTGTTCCGACGCGCATCGGTGTGCGCCATCCCAAGCTAAGTCAGGTCATCCAGATCATGGAGACCAATATCGAAGAACCGATCAGCCCCTCGATCCTGGCGAAAGATGTGCATATGTCTACCCGCCAGCTCGAACGCTTGTTCCGGCGCTATCTCAACCGCTCGCCCAAGCGATATTATATGGAACTGCGTCTGCAAAAGGCGCGTAACTTGCTGATGCAAACCGACATGAGCGTCATCAACGTGGCGTTGGCCTGTGGGTTCGCATCTCCGTCACATTTTTCAAAATGCTACCGTGCCCATTACGACACAACGCCTTACCGCGAAAGAGGCAGTCACGCGGCGCGATTGTCAATCTGA
- a CDS encoding ABC transporter ATP-binding protein — MIVVDDVHKAFGGFKAVDGASLTIAEKSITGLIGPNGAGKTTLFNVIAGVLKPTSGTVTMAGEDITGLPPHELFHKGLLRTFQIAHEFSSMTCRENLMMVPGAQSGETLWNTWFGRKRIADEERALAAKADEVLEFLTVEHLSNHKAGQVSGGQKKLLELGRTMMVDAKIVFLDEVGAGVNRTLLNTIGDAILRLNKERGYTFVVIEHDMDFIGRICDPVICMAEGKVLAEGTLDEIKANEQVIEAYLGTGLKNKEQVGA; from the coding sequence ATGATCGTCGTAGATGACGTTCACAAAGCCTTTGGCGGGTTTAAAGCCGTTGATGGCGCGAGCCTAACGATTGCCGAAAAATCAATTACCGGACTGATCGGACCAAATGGCGCAGGAAAAACGACTCTTTTCAATGTGATCGCCGGGGTTCTTAAGCCAACATCCGGTACCGTGACCATGGCTGGCGAGGACATCACAGGTCTGCCGCCCCATGAGCTGTTTCACAAAGGTCTTCTGCGCACGTTCCAGATTGCGCACGAGTTTTCGTCCATGACTTGTCGCGAAAACCTGATGATGGTGCCCGGTGCACAGTCAGGCGAGACGCTTTGGAACACATGGTTTGGACGCAAGCGCATTGCTGACGAAGAGCGTGCTTTGGCCGCCAAAGCGGATGAGGTTCTGGAGTTCCTAACCGTTGAGCACTTGTCCAATCATAAAGCCGGACAAGTTTCCGGCGGGCAGAAAAAGCTGTTGGAACTTGGCCGTACCATGATGGTCGATGCAAAGATCGTATTTTTGGACGAAGTCGGTGCCGGTGTGAACCGCACTTTACTAAACACCATCGGCGACGCGATCCTGCGCCTGAACAAGGAACGCGGATACACGTTTGTTGTGATCGAACACGATATGGATTTCATCGGCCGCATCTGTGATCCGGTGATCTGTATGGCTGAAGGCAAAGTATTGGCCGAAGGTACATTGGATGAAATCAAAGCCAACGAGCAGGTGATCGAGGCCTATCTGGGCACGGGTTTGAAAAACAAAGAACAGGTTGGGGCGTGA